Proteins encoded in a region of the Paenibacillus sp. W2I17 genome:
- a CDS encoding TetR/AcrR family transcriptional regulator, which translates to MARSKEFEVNEVLDKAMKIFWEQGYEKTSMSDLVEHMGIHRRSIYDTFDDKHSLFLQAMDRYRGKVSTTLLAEIKASKTAVEALHKIFDVMITEAEETPSGCLIVNSAVELGTRDPDVDTRSLDSFNEAEQMFEQLIQWGQREGEFSSDHDAKEMAEYLHNISVGIRAMARTSTDKEKLNRIIHVTMKLLEK; encoded by the coding sequence ATGGCTAGAAGTAAAGAGTTTGAAGTGAACGAAGTATTGGATAAAGCAATGAAGATCTTCTGGGAACAAGGTTACGAGAAAACGTCGATGAGTGACCTGGTTGAGCATATGGGAATTCATCGCAGAAGTATATATGATACATTTGACGACAAACATTCGCTGTTTTTGCAGGCAATGGATCGTTACAGAGGTAAGGTCAGCACCACATTACTTGCAGAAATCAAGGCATCCAAGACGGCAGTGGAAGCACTGCATAAAATTTTTGATGTTATGATCACTGAAGCAGAGGAGACACCATCGGGTTGTTTGATCGTGAACTCCGCCGTGGAGCTAGGCACACGCGATCCGGACGTGGATACGCGATCTCTTGATTCATTTAATGAAGCAGAGCAGATGTTTGAGCAACTCATTCAATGGGGGCAGCGGGAGGGAGAATTCTCCTCTGATCATGATGCGAAGGAAATGGCAGAGTACCTGCACAATATTTCTGTCGGCATCAGAGCCATGGCAAGAACCTCGACGGATAAGGAAAAATTAAACCGTATTATCCATGTAACGATGAAACTTTTGGAAAAATGA
- a CDS encoding AraC family transcriptional regulator: protein MSDQIHEQQNELATLIDRFSDKDGVHPTAIPSLFLIRESVVTEPIFRVNEPSFCIIVQGEKEVLLGQDRFRYGPGSYIVATVDLPVSGQVIQASSEAPYLALKLEFTPSEILEVLNHSDFPARPRKTTRRAMFVSQAEPSLLDAVVRLARLLEDHSEDIPLLAPLFKKEILYKVLKGPHGIALEQATMEGSHTYRIRDVIEYIMNHSDQNFRVEELADLANMSTASLHRHFKEVTAMSPIQFQKQLRLQEARRLLLSKSTDAADVAFQVGYESPSQFSREYSRMFGFPPREDIKRLRGKTDETTTIS, encoded by the coding sequence ATGTCTGATCAAATACACGAACAACAAAACGAATTAGCCACACTCATTGACCGTTTTTCTGACAAGGACGGGGTGCATCCTACGGCTATCCCCTCATTATTTTTAATCCGCGAATCCGTTGTCACTGAACCTATATTTAGAGTAAATGAACCATCCTTCTGCATTATCGTTCAGGGTGAGAAAGAGGTCCTGCTGGGACAGGATCGTTTCCGGTATGGTCCAGGAAGTTATATCGTGGCAACCGTTGACTTGCCGGTTAGTGGACAAGTGATTCAAGCCTCGTCTGAGGCTCCCTATCTGGCCCTGAAACTTGAATTCACACCCAGTGAGATTCTGGAGGTATTGAACCATTCCGATTTCCCAGCAAGACCGCGAAAAACGACGAGACGTGCGATGTTTGTCAGCCAAGCTGAGCCGTCTCTGCTGGATGCGGTCGTCAGGTTAGCCCGTTTGTTAGAAGATCATTCGGAAGATATCCCACTACTCGCTCCTTTGTTCAAAAAGGAAATTCTCTATAAAGTTCTGAAAGGTCCACATGGGATTGCTCTGGAACAAGCTACCATGGAGGGCAGCCATACCTACCGAATCAGAGACGTTATTGAATATATTATGAATCATTCTGATCAGAATTTTCGGGTTGAGGAATTGGCGGATTTAGCAAATATGAGCACTGCCTCACTGCACAGACACTTTAAAGAAGTGACTGCCATGAGCCCGATTCAGTTTCAAAAACAACTGAGGCTGCAAGAAGCTCGCCGCTTGTTATTATCCAAGTCCACCGATGCAGCAGATGTAGCATTTCAGGTAGGTTATGAGAGCCCTTCCCAATTCAGTCGTGAATACTCTCGCATGTTCGGATTCCCACCCAGAGAAGACATTAAACGCCTGCGAGGTAAAACCGATGAGACGACTACCATCTCTTGA
- a CDS encoding NADH:flavin oxidoreductase/NADH oxidase yields the protein MTDLFSSYSFKSLELKNRVVMAPMCQYSVEQKDGIATDWHYMHYVSRAVGGTGLIIIEMTDVEPDGRISDYDLGLWSDEQIPALKRIVDACHSYGAKVGIQIAHAGRKAEDAEVPVAPSAIAFDENSKQPRALTTDEVKGMVEKFRSAVARAVKAGFDAIELHGAHGYLIHQFHSPLTNKREDKYGQDLTLFGREIIQAAKAEMPEDMPLMMRISAKEYVEGGYGINESSEFAKAYQEAGVDVFDISSGGEGPIGASGRPGTHAAYQVPLSKAIKEALDVPVIAVGRLDDPKLANAVIGNEEADLVAVGRGLLRNPYWALEAASALRKTTDVPKQYTTGF from the coding sequence ATGACAGATTTGTTTAGTTCATATTCTTTTAAAAGCCTAGAGCTTAAAAACCGTGTCGTAATGGCTCCAATGTGCCAATATTCAGTTGAGCAAAAAGATGGTATTGCAACCGATTGGCATTATATGCACTACGTTAGTCGTGCCGTGGGAGGAACAGGCCTCATTATCATTGAAATGACAGATGTGGAGCCGGATGGCCGGATCTCAGATTATGATCTTGGGTTATGGTCAGATGAACAGATCCCAGCTCTGAAGCGGATCGTAGATGCGTGTCACAGTTATGGTGCCAAGGTTGGCATTCAGATTGCTCATGCAGGCCGCAAAGCAGAAGATGCTGAGGTTCCAGTTGCTCCGTCCGCGATCGCCTTTGATGAGAATTCCAAGCAACCTCGAGCGCTTACAACGGACGAAGTAAAAGGAATGGTTGAAAAATTCCGGAGTGCTGTAGCTCGTGCTGTGAAAGCTGGTTTTGATGCGATTGAGCTTCATGGCGCACATGGATATCTGATTCATCAGTTCCATTCTCCACTAACAAACAAGCGAGAAGACAAATATGGTCAAGATTTAACGTTATTCGGCCGGGAGATCATTCAGGCTGCAAAGGCAGAGATGCCCGAGGATATGCCCTTGATGATGCGTATTTCAGCCAAAGAATACGTTGAAGGTGGCTATGGCATTAACGAAAGTTCAGAGTTTGCCAAGGCTTATCAAGAGGCAGGCGTTGACGTCTTTGATATCTCATCTGGTGGAGAGGGACCTATTGGTGCATCGGGCAGACCAGGAACTCACGCAGCTTATCAAGTACCTCTCTCTAAAGCAATCAAAGAAGCTCTTGATGTGCCTGTGATTGCTGTTGGAAGGCTGGACGACCCGAAATTGGCGAATGCAGTCATCGGAAATGAAGAAGCTGATCTCGTTGCAGTCGGAAGAGGGCTGTTAAGAAATCCTTACTGGGCCTTGGAAGCTGCGTCTGCTTTGCGCAAGACAACGGACGTTCCAAAACAATATACAACTGGTTTTTAA